The Primulina eburnea isolate SZY01 chromosome 8, ASM2296580v1, whole genome shotgun sequence genome contains a region encoding:
- the LOC140839995 gene encoding glucomannan 4-beta-mannosyltransferase 2-like, which translates to MAEVSAQTFIPESFPGYTADVAGQIGLLWELIRAPLIVPLLRICVYVCLAMSIMVFIERLYMGVVIILVKLFWKKPEKRYKWEPMKDDLEMGNGAFPMVLVQIPMFNEKEVYKISIGAACNLSWPTNRLVIQVLDDSTDLVIKEMVEKECLRWASKGINVVYQIRETRGGYKAGALKEGLKHDYVKGCDYVVIFDADFRPEPDFLRRAVPFLIHNSDVALVQARWRFVNANECFLTRMQEMSLDYHFKVEQEVGSSTHAFFGFNGTGGIWRISAINEAGGWNDRTTVEDMDLAIRAGLKGWKFIYLGDLQVKSELPSTFKAFRFQQHRWSCGPANLFRKMFLDIVRNKKVSLYKKFYVIYSFFFVRKIIAHMFTFFFYCVVLPFSILIPEVDVPKWGAIYIPCIITALNSVGTPRSFHLLFYWVLFENVMSFHRTKATFIGLLEAKRVNEWVVTEKLGDALKNKSNTKNVSPKKQLFKFLGDRIQVHELGFALFLFICGCYDFLYGKNCYFIYLFLQVITFTIAGFGYIGTIVPS; encoded by the exons GTCAATCATGGTGTTCATAGAAAGGCTTTACATGGGGGTCGTTATCATCCTGGTGAAGCTCTTCTGGAAAAAGCCTGAAAAAAGGTACAAATGGGAGCCGATGAAAGACGATTTGGAGATGGGAAATGGGGCTTTTCCAATGGTTCTTGTTCAGATCCCTATGTTCAATGAAAAGGAG GTTTACAAGATCTCCATTGGTGCAGCTTGTAATCTTTCATGGCCGACCAATAGGCTGGTGATACAAGTATTGGATGATTCCACTGATCTTGTCATTAAG GAAATGGTTGAAAAGGAGTGTTTAAGGTGGGCAAGTAAGGGCATTAACGTAGTCTACCAAATTCGAGAAACAAGGGGTGGCTACAAAGCTGGTGCGCTTAAGGAGGGTTTGAAACACGATTATGTCAAGGGATGCGACTACGTCGTCATCTTCGATGCCGATTTCCGACCCGAACCGGACTTTCTCCGGCGAGCCGTTCCGTTTCTGATCCATAACTCAGACGTCGCCCTGGTGCAAGCTCGTTGGAGGTTCG TGAATGCGAATGAATGCTTCCTGACAAGAATGCAAGAGATGTCACTAGACTACCATTTCAAAGTCGAACAAGAAGTTGGATCGTCCACTCATGCTTTCTTCGGCTTTAATG GAACTGGTGGGATATGGAGAATCTCAGCGATCAACGAGGCCGGAGGATGGAACGACAGAACCACGGTAGAGGATATGGATCTCGCTATTCGAGCTGGTCTCAAGGGTTGGAAATTTATATACTTAGGTGACCTCCAG GTGAAGAGTGAACttcctagtacttttaaagcttTCCGATTCCAGCAACACCGATGGTCTTGCGGGCCTGCCAATTTATTCAGAAAAATGTTCCTAGATATTGTTCGAAACAAG AAAGTTTCCCTGTACAAGAAGTTTTATGTGATATACAGCTTCTTCTTTGTCCGAAAGATTATAGCCCACATGTTCACTTTCTTCTTCTATTGCGTCGTCCTGCCATTTTCTATACTGATCCCGGAAGTTGACGTCCCCAAATGGGGAGCCATTTACATTCCTTGCATCATTACCGCTCTTAATTCAGTCGGGACTCCGAG GTCATTCCATCTGTTGTTCTACTGGGTTCTGTTCGAGAACGTGATGTCGTTTCATCGTACAAAGGCAACGTTCATCGGTTTGCTCGAGGCGAAGAGAGTTAATGAATGGGTGGTGACTGAAAAACTTGGAGATGCTCTTAAGAACAAATCCAACACGAAGAATGTTTCCCCAAAGAAGCAACTGTTCAAGTTTCTCGGAGACAG AATACAAGTACACGAGCTAGGGTTCGCATTGTTTCTTTTCATTTGCGGATGCTATGACTTCCTATATGGAAAGAACTGCTACTTCATATACCTATTCCTTCAAGTCATCACCTTCACCATCGCCGGGTTCGGCTATATCGGCACCATAGTCCCAAGTTAA